The Actinoplanes sp. N902-109 genomic interval CCTGCCACGTGGACCTCGCCACCCCGGCCAACCGCAACCCCATCGACGCCTGGGACGTCGCGGCCATCGCGAGGCACTACGACGCCTTCATCGGCCGATGGCAGCCGATGCTGCCCCGCATCAGCGCTGGATCGGTCGCCGGCGCCGCCGCCGTGCGGGCCCGCACCGAAATCATGGATGCCTACCGGCTGTTCCCCGTCATCGATCCGGAACTGCCGATCGAGCTGCTGCCCGCCGGTTGGCCACGGGCGCGGGCCCGCGCGGTGTTCGCCGCCGTCTACGACGGACTCGTCGCACCCGCCCAGGACCACGTACGCACCTTGGTGGCCCGGTTCAGCGACTCGCCTTGCCCAGGGATCCAGGCCCACAGCACGGCGGAGATCGGCGATGCCGGGGATGCCCCGTGAGGCGGCACCCGTGAGGGCCCCGGCCACTGCCACCGTCGTCGTCGACGACGGCACCACGATCGCCTACCACGGGTGGGAGGCGGACCCGGGCCTCGCCGCCGACCCGGTCCCGGTCGTCCTGCAGCACGGGTTCACCGCCGACACCAGGACCGACTGGCAGGTTCCGGGAACCGTGGCCGGCCTCACCGCCACCGGGCGCCGGGTGGTGGGCGTCGACGCTCGCGGGCACGGCCGGTCCGGGAAGTCGCCCGACGCCGGACGCTACGGCGAACGGCGGATGGCCGAGGATCTGCTCGCCGTCATCGACCTGCTCGACCTGCCCGTCGTGGATCTCGTCGGCTACTCGATGGGCGCCGTCGTGGTGCTGCTCGCCGCCGCCTCGCGAGCCACCGTCCGCCGGCTGGTGGTCGGTGGCGTGGGGGCCGGGATCGTGGAGGTCGGCGGGGTGGACACCCGGGCGTTGCCGAGCGACCGGCTGGCCCGGGCCTTCCTGGCCGAGGCCCCGGACGACCTGCCGCCCGGGATCGCCCGCCTGCGGGCGCACGCCGGGATGCTCGGAGCCGATCTGCCGTCACTGGCCGCACAGGCCCGCGCCGTCCATCGCGAGGGCATCGACCTCACCGCCATCACCGCCGACACCCTCGTCATCGCCGGCGACACCGACCCGCTCGCCCAGCGCCCGCACCTTCTCGCCGAGGCCATCGCCGGCGCCTCACTACGCATGGTCACCGGTGGGCACGACGTCGTCGTCGGCAGTCGGGAGTTCCGGTCCGCCGTCATCGATTTCCTCAGCCGCTGAACCCTGGCGGTGCTGCCGTCGACACCCGGGCGTCGGCACCCGGGCGTCGGGGCCCGATGCGCGCGGAAGGGCGGGCGCGGCGGGCAGGTCAGTCGGTGCAGAGGGCTTCGCGCAGCGTGGTGATGGCGGCGTCGAGGCAGGCGGGGAACGGCTCAGCGCCGTCGGCGTCGATCCAGTGGGTCCAGGCCGTGGCGAAGGCCAGGCCGGTCAGGTGGGCGATCGCGGCGGCCTTGCCGGGGGCGGTGCCGCGCCGGTGGAGGGCCTCGGTCAGGGCGGTGGTGATGGCGGCGGCCTTGGAGCGTTCGCGTTCCTGGAGTTCGGGGGTGGTGGCGATGATGGCGCGGCGGAGGGCGGGCTGGGTGGCGTGGGTGGCCAGGTGGGCGCCAGCGGCGGCGAGGGCTTGCAGCGCCGCGGCGAGGGGTGGGGTGTGCTCGGGGGCGGCCAGGACGGTTTCGGCGATGTACGGCGGGAGCTGGTCCGAGCCGGCGAACAGGACTTCGCGCTTGTCCGGGAAGTAGCGGAAGTACGAGCGCCGGGTGATGCCCGCGTGTTCGGCGATCTGGGTGATGGTCACCGCCTCGTACCCGTACCGGTGGAAGAGTTCGAGAGCCGCCTCGCGCAAGCGGTCCTCGGTGCCGGGGTCCCATCGCGCCATGCCACCAGCCTACCAAGCGTGATGACTCGGTGTGTCATCACGTGCTACCGTCGCTGACGACACAGTGAGACATCACCATGAGGACGGGCCATGACAGGTGAGATCTGGGTACTCGGCGCTTCCGGGCGCATCGGCCGGGCGGTCGCGGCCCGGCTGAGAGCGAACGACGCGAACGTCGTGCTGGTCGGCCGCAACCCGGACGCGCTGCCCGGGAAGGCCGTGGTGATCGCCGACGGGGCCGGGCAGATGGCCGCCCGGATCGCCGAGCGGCGCCCCGCCGTGGTGGTCAACACCATGGGCGGGTACGCCGGTACGGCCGTACCGCTTGCCCGGGCCTGCCTGCCCGCGGGGCACTACCTGGACCTGGCCGCCGACCTCACCGCGATCCCCGCCCTGCTGGCGCTGCACGACGAGGCCGCCGCGGCCGGGCGCACCCTGATCACCGGGGCCGGGTTCGGCGTGCTGGCCGGCGAGGCCGTGGTCGTCGAGCTGTGCCGGGACCGTCCGCGGCCGGCGCGGGTACGGGTGGACGCGCTCAGCTCGGTGGCGCTGGAGGCCGGCTCGATGGGCGAGGCGTTCGCCGCGTCGATCGTCGACGTGATCACCACCGGCGGGCGGCAGTATCGCAACGGCATGCTGGTCAAGGCGGCCCTCGGCGGCGACGTGCGGACCCATGCGCTGCCCGACGGGCAGACGGTGCGGTCCGCCTCCGCCCCCTCCGGCGAGCTGGTCGCCGCGCAGCGGGCCAGTGGCGCACCCGATGTCACCGTCACCACCGCGCTCGCCCCGACCGCCCCGGGCGCCCGGCTGGCGCTGCCCGCCCTGGCCGCCCTGCTGTCCGTCCCGGCCGTCCGCCGGTTCGCCGTCCGGCGGCTCGCCCGGGTCACCATGAAGGCCACCCCCCGCCCCCGTACGCACTCCTGGGGCCACGCCGTTGTCACCTGGCCCGACGGCAGCAGCCGGGAGGGCTGGCTGCGCACCGGCGACGGCATGGACTTCACCGCGGACGTCGCCACCGAGACCGCCCTGCGCCTGGCCCGCGGCGAGGCACCGCCCGGCGCGTACACCCCCGCTCAGGCCTTCGGCACGGACCTGGCCACGGCCGCCGGCGCGGTGCTGCTCACGTAACCTGTCCCGGCACGTGGCCTGTCACGCGCCGCAGCACCGACGGAGCCCGACGCACCAGGCGCCTGACCGCCGGATCAGCCGACCCGCCGTGCCATGCGGATCTCGGTGCGCAGCGCGGGCGGGCCGTCGACCGGGGCCGGGTCCTCCGGCGTCGCGGTCACCCCACCGGCGGCGACCCGGTCGAGCGTACCCAGACCGGCCGGCTGCACCTGTCCGAAGATGGTGTAGTTCGGCCGCAGCGCGGAGTCGGCGTACACCAGGAAGAACTGGCTGCCGTTGGTGTCGGGACCGGCGTTGGCCATGGCCAGCACACCCCGGGCGTAGACCCGCCGCGCGCCGGTCGGGTCGGTGGGCGCGGGCGGCAACCCGGTCGGCAGCTCGTCGCGGTAGCGGTAGCCCGGCCCGCCCTCGCCGGTGCCGGACGGGTCGCCGCACTGCAACACCGACAACGTCGGGTACGCGGTGAGCCGGTGGCAGATCGTCCGGTCGTAGAACCGGTGCTGCACCAGGTGCACGAAGCTCTGCACCGTGCAGGGTGCCTGCGCCCGGTCGAGCTCCAGCGGGATCGGGCCGAGGTTGGTGCGCAGCAGCACCCGCACCGTACCGCGGGAAGGCGTGTGCCCGGGGTCGCGCGGCAACGGCACCGGCCGCACCGCCGGGTCGTCGGGCGTCGGCGTGTAGGCACACGGCCCGGCCGTCGGACCGGCCGGTGGTCCCGCCGCGGCCGGGGCCGCATCGGCGAGACCGATGCCGACGGCGACCACGAGTGTCACCAGGGCAGGCACGAGTGTCACCAGGGCGGGCAGGCGGCGCTTGAGCACTTGGAACCTCCACGGTCGGACGGCTGCCCCCTGGTCTAATCGACCATGTTCCATGCGTCAAGCCACCGCCCCGTACCGGGGACCGGGCTTTGCTAGGGTGCGGCGTGACCAGCCCCAGCATGCGGGAGTTCGACCGGTTCGGGCCCTGGATCGACGAGGTCCGCAGCGCCGAGGACGTGCCGCGGCTCTACCGCGACGCGGGCCTCGACCCCACGGCCTGCCTGCTGGTGCTCAAGGTGCCGCGCAATATCGAGCGCCGCGACGCCCACCCCGGCATGCACCTGTACGACTACCTGCTGGCCCTCGACCACGAGACGCTCACGGTGCTGGAGCGGCGCGACGACACGTACGGCACGACCCGCATCCCGCTCGACCGGATCGCCGCCCTGCAGGACAGCGTCCGGCTGCTGGACGGCCGGTTGACCATCCACCGGCTGGACGGTCCGGCCGTGGTGGTGCCGTACAACGGCTCGGCGAACGCCCCCGTGCGCGACCTGATCCGGCTGATCCGCCGCTGGTACCTGCCCGGTGAACCGGCGGTCGGCTACGCCGCACCGGGCAAGCCCGCGCTCAGCCACCGGGACACCGGGCTGGTGACCGATTACGACCGGCTGATCGCCGAGGAACCGGGCATGCGGCTGGCCACCGTCGCGGACCGCCAGGTGGTCACCCCGATCTCCCGGCTGGAGCAGCTGTGGCGCCGGGCCCGGCCGCTGACCCTGCACGCCGCGATCATCGTCGCCGACGAGCGCGAGCTCCAGCTGATCCACCGCCGCGACTGGTTCACCCGGCAGAGCAACGACATCTCCCTGGCCCGCACCGTGCTGCCCCGAGCCCGGCTCACCGGCGTGCAGCTGATCCCGCACCATCGCTACGTCAACATCGACGTCGTGACGGTCAACGCCGGTGCCGTCGCCATCGATCTCCCGGTGACGGCGGGCTCGATCGCCGAGGACGTCTTCAGCTGAGCCGGCCCGGCCCAGCTCGAAGCCCCGCCGACCGAGGACACATCGGGAACGACGATGTGCGTCTGCTGAAGCAAGCCGTCCGCTGGGACGCAAGCACTCCGGCGATCGACTGGCAGGGTCGAGGCCTTCCCACCGCGAGTTCCAGACGTTTCTCAAGGTTCTGCACCCGGCGGCACACCCCGGCGCCGGCGAGCCGTGGCCGGTCTGCCGGCGCCCCACGGGCGCCGTCCTGCTCGCGGCGGTGACCGACCCGGCGGTCATCTCGGAGCTGGACCACCTCGCCGAGGCGGTTCAACCACCGGAATTCGCTCCCCTCCAGGGTTTCGAGCCCGCGGGACCCGCGCGGGGACCGTCGGCGGAGCACTGGGGCGCGGCCCTGGACCGGTATTCGCCGAGCATCCTCCCGACGGTCCCGGTGGACGAACTGAGGCCGCTGGTCGACGCCGTGCCGGTTCCCGGGTTCGACGGAAGCGCCTTCCTGCGCCGAGCGACCCGGGCACTGCCCGGCGACTACTGCGCGATCGTCGAACACCTGGGCGCCGTCACGGTGGGTCCGGCCCGGCTCTGCGCGCCGGACGGCACCGATGACGACTTCTTCGCCCAGGGCAGGAGGCTCGCCAAACGGGTCGCCGCGGAGCGCGGGCACGGCCGCGGCCCCCTGGGGACGGTTCACCCGGAGTCGGCCGGGATGATCCTCTGGGGCAGGCTCGCCGACGGCGGCTACCTGGGCTGGGCCCGGGTGTCGGGCGATCCCTGCGAATGGCCGGTGGTGGCGCTCGACGCCGCCCTGGCGCAGCACGTCGCGTACCCGATGTCGACTTCGCAGTTCCTGCTCGAACTGGCCACGAGGCCCGGCGAGGTCACGCTGCCCCGGTCCTGAGCCGCCACCAGCGCCGCGGCGTCACCCGCGCCGTGCACACCCACGTCAACCCACCGCCCGCCAGGCCGCCCACGCGAACCGGCCCGCCAGCCCGGCCGCGCGAACCCGTGCCGGTTCACCGACAACGACCGGACCTTCGACGGTGACTTCGTCGCCATCGCCGCGAGCCAGAACCCGCCGATCCGGCCGTCCGCCGCCCAGGTGCTCGCGGAACTCCCGGCTTCTCGGGCGCCTTCCGTCGATGCCGGCCAGGTCACCTCGGGCTGCGGGCAGGTGTCCTCCGGCGTCGGTCAGGCGTCCTCCGGCGGCGGGCAGGTCTTCTTCGGAGCCGATCAAGCGAGGTAGGCGCAGCGCATCCCGGTGCTGATCGAGCGGCGCAGGTGCTCGCCGACGATCTGGTCGGCCGCGCCGATCCGGGTGATCGCCCGCCGGATGGCCTTGCCCACCGCGATCCGTGCCCGCTCACCGTTGTCCGCGAACGATCTGGCTGCTCCGCCGCGCCCGGTGCCCGCGCCGAGCTCGGCGAGCAGCCAGTCGCGTTCCACCCGGGCGTCGGGCGGCACCGGGCGGTCCTCGGCCGCGCACAGCTCGATCTCGGCCGTCAGCTGGGCCAGCCGCGCGCGGTAGCGCCGGATCGCGGCGTCGTCGAGGATCGGCTGGGCAACGGGCGTGGGCCGGGCCACCAACCGGCCCACCCCGGCCACCAGCTCGGCCGCGTCGATCTCCACGTTGGCATTGGCCAGCAGCACCGCCAGGTGGAACATGCCGACGCTGTGCGGCACTAGCACCACCCGCGCCCCGAGCGCGATCCGCCACTGCCGGCCCGCCCGGGCACAGGTCGCCACCGCGGGGGCGTCATCGACCGGGAAGACCCGCACCCGCTCCAGCACCGCGCCGCTGTCCGCGAGCGAGCGGTAGTCGAAACGGTATTCCTGGCGCACCGGGGCGGTGTCCGCGCCGGTCTGCCTGGTCACCCGGACCGAGCGGCAGCGCAGCGCGGCGGGCGAGTGGTGGTGTTCGTACTCGAACTCCATGGTCAGCGCGACCGGCCCGGCGTAGCTGATCCGGGCCGGTGCGGCGTGCCCGGGCACGCGCTGCGCGGTGGCGGCTGCCGGGTCGGGCAGGCACAGCCGCCAGCCCCGGCCGAACGGGCCGTCCGGGGCGTCGCCGCTGTACTCCAGCGACACGGGCGCGGCGAGCGGCAACGTAGCGGTCTCGGCATCGGCATCGGCATCGGGATCGGCATCGGGGCGCGGGTGAAGCATCGCGGTGCTCCTCGCAGACGAGCGGGTGATCTACCGCGAACACCGTGCCCGGCGCGGGGGCCGGCCCGCATCGGTGCCCGGCCCGTACGTTCTCCGGGTACGTACGTGGTGCGGCACGCTGACCTCGGATACATCGGATTCCCGCGCTTCCGCAGTCGTATTACCGACGAGACGCCGGCGGCGCAGCGGATAGCGTCGCCCCATGCGCCTGCTGTGCCCCGCCGTTGTCGGCCGTCTGTCCGAGATGGACACGCTGGCGCGCGGTCTGACCGCTGCGGCCGGCGGGACGGGCACCACGGTGTTCCTGACCGCGGCGGCGGGCCTGGGCAAGACCCGGCTGACCCGCGAGGCCCAGACGCTGGCGACCCGTTCCGGCATGCTGGTCCTGCGCGGCCGGGCGGCCCCCTCGGTGCAGTACCGGCCGCTGACCGAGGCGCTGCTGGGCGTGCTGCGGCGGGACCGCTCCCCCGAGCCGGCGCAGCTGGGGCCGTACCGGGCGGCGCTGTCCCGGCTGGTACCGGGCTGGGCCGGCACGCCGTGGCCGGACGGGGCGGAC includes:
- a CDS encoding peptidylprolyl isomerase, which codes for MLKRRLPALVTLVPALVTLVVAVGIGLADAAPAAAGPPAGPTAGPCAYTPTPDDPAVRPVPLPRDPGHTPSRGTVRVLLRTNLGPIPLELDRAQAPCTVQSFVHLVQHRFYDRTICHRLTAYPTLSVLQCGDPSGTGEGGPGYRYRDELPTGLPPAPTDPTGARRVYARGVLAMANAGPDTNGSQFFLVYADSALRPNYTIFGQVQPAGLGTLDRVAAGGVTATPEDPAPVDGPPALRTEIRMARRVG
- a CDS encoding alpha/beta fold hydrolase — translated: MRAPATATVVVDDGTTIAYHGWEADPGLAADPVPVVLQHGFTADTRTDWQVPGTVAGLTATGRRVVGVDARGHGRSGKSPDAGRYGERRMAEDLLAVIDLLDLPVVDLVGYSMGAVVVLLAAASRATVRRLVVGGVGAGIVEVGGVDTRALPSDRLARAFLAEAPDDLPPGIARLRAHAGMLGADLPSLAAQARAVHREGIDLTAITADTLVIAGDTDPLAQRPHLLAEAIAGASLRMVTGGHDVVVGSREFRSAVIDFLSR
- a CDS encoding TetR/AcrR family transcriptional regulator, which produces MARWDPGTEDRLREAALELFHRYGYEAVTITQIAEHAGITRRSYFRYFPDKREVLFAGSDQLPPYIAETVLAAPEHTPPLAAALQALAAAGAHLATHATQPALRRAIIATTPELQERERSKAAAITTALTEALHRRGTAPGKAAAIAHLTGLAFATAWTHWIDADGAEPFPACLDAAITTLREALCTD
- a CDS encoding saccharopine dehydrogenase NADP-binding domain-containing protein, translated to MTGEIWVLGASGRIGRAVAARLRANDANVVLVGRNPDALPGKAVVIADGAGQMAARIAERRPAVVVNTMGGYAGTAVPLARACLPAGHYLDLAADLTAIPALLALHDEAAAAGRTLITGAGFGVLAGEAVVVELCRDRPRPARVRVDALSSVALEAGSMGEAFAASIVDVITTGGRQYRNGMLVKAALGGDVRTHALPDGQTVRSASAPSGELVAAQRASGAPDVTVTTALAPTAPGARLALPALAALLSVPAVRRFAVRRLARVTMKATPRPRTHSWGHAVVTWPDGSSREGWLRTGDGMDFTADVATETALRLARGEAPPGAYTPAQAFGTDLATAAGAVLLT